Part of the Kiritimatiellia bacterium genome is shown below.
GCTTGGTCAACGTGCGCTTCTGCAATTGGCTCGCGCTCTCCTCGTCTTTCGGCACAATTCGCGGATAGCGGACAAGGCCGATGTTGGTCTTGCTGTCCACCGTTGCCTTGTCAATGTACCGATCCCAAGGACCGCCGACCGTGCCGAGGAATTCAAGGATTTCCTCGCGCATCCATTCCGGCGGATTCAGCCAGCGCTCGCGCAGTTCGTTCAATTCCCGTGCCGCTTCTGCAATGGCCGCCTCCTGTTCTGGGGTGGGCATCGGCATCGGAAAGGTTTCAAAGCATGTTGTCGGCGTGTAACGTGGTGTATTTCCACCAAGCACTGTGCCTTGGGCCAAAGCCCACAAATCGTGCAATCTGGATTGCAGGACACCGAAAAAGAAGTCGTCGGAGCGGGAGAAAGCAAATGTGGCGCTGTCCGGCAAAGTCGGGACCCTCAGCCAGACAAAGAGTCGGTGCTTTGAAACGCGGCATGTGCAGAGGAAACGCGAAAGCGGCGCAATGACCTCCCGCATGGCCGGTCTGGCCTCAACATGTTGCCACCATAGTCGTCTGTAAGATTCTCGTGCATTTTTCTCGCGATCGGGTTTGATCTCCACCCTGATGTATTCGAAAACGGCCTCATACTTGGCCGCCTCGTCATTCGGCATACCGACGCCATAGTCAATGATCCATTTCCCTTTTGGACGTTGGGTCAGGTCCATGCCATTGACCCATGGCACTACAACGTCAGAATTGGGCCGCCCGTGCGGATTTGGCGAACGGAGAAACGCGATTGCCTTCGTCTCTTCGATGTCAAAGCCTCCACCCTTCGTGGTGCCCATGAAAGCGATATTCAGATTGTCGGCTAAAGAGTCCGCCTGCGTGATATCCACCGCGGATGTCAAGTTGGCATTGATCGTGCCGACCGGCCTGTTGTCGATGATGCGGGTTTTCTCTTCACCGCCGTCGAAGGCAATCAGGCTGACATGAAGGTTTGCACCATCGAGAATCCAGTCTTTGTCAGAAATAGCCCAGAAAATATCCCCGGATTTCTTAATGCGTTTCAATACTTCCCGGTTTGTACCGCCGCGAATGCCCTGCGTGGCGAGAAGTCCGGCGCGTTTACAGTTATCCTTTTCAATATGGGAACGTGCTTTCTCAAACCAATAACAGCATAAATCGGCCTCATGCGGCACGTGGTCTTTCCAGACTCCAAAGAGTTTGTCCATGTATTCATCTCCGAGTTCGCGGCGAAGCATCTTGCCGCCCAAGAACGGCGGATTGCCGACTATAAAATCAATCTTCGGCCATTCCGGCTCTTTTGGATTCGCCGGATCGGATAAATCCATAATCGCATCCATACAACGGAAATTCCCGGCCATGGGTCGCAGGATGGGATCCTGGGTCACTTGGAAGCCGTTCGCACGTGTCCACTGTAAAAACCCGATCCAGACCGTCATTTGCGCCAAGTCATGGGCATAGGGATTGATTTCTATTCCGTAAAGTTGCCAGGGGCCAACCATCGGCAGATAACCGCCGAAACCTTTTTCCATTCCATAAAGGATGACTTCTTTTTCAAGGTCCTTCAGTTTCTGCAAGGTCACATAAAGGAAATTCCCGGAACCGCAGGCCGGGTCAAGGACTTTAACATTGTGGAGACCGGCAAGGAAGCGATGCAAGATACTGTCGGCCTCGCCGCGCGCCTTGCGTTCGGCGCCGGGCGATAGTTTTTTCGCCGTGCTTTTATCGGCTTTCTTTTGTCCGCTAATGAGGAGCGTTTCCACAATCTTTTTTGCTTCGTCCCATTCGCGCCGGAGAGGTTGCATAACGACCGGCTCAACCAGCGTCTCAATATCTTCCCGGCTGGTATAGTGCGCGCCCAACTGAGAACGCTTGGCCGGATCAAGACCGCGTTCAAACAGCGTGCCGAAGATGGAGGGGTCAACCGCGCTCCAGTCCAGCCGTGATGCGGCGACAACCTGCTTGACTTCGTCTTCGGTCATTTCAATGACGGACGCATCGTCAAAAAGATTGCCGTTGAAATGGCGGATGGTATCAAGGCCGAAGTCCCCGCCATTCGCCATTGCCTCAAACAACTGTCGGATGAGTAAACCGAACCTTTGCGGGTCGCCGCCGGATTTTTCCACAATCCGCGTAAAAATCATATCAGGCAAGAGGCCGATATCCTCGGCAAAAAGACAGAAAACAAGCCGATTAAGAAAATGCGCGACTTTTCCTGAATCCAATCCGCGCTTGCGGATGGATTCGGCAATTCCGGCGAACTGCTCCGCCACGGCCCGGGTGATTACTTCGCTCGTCTTGCCCGGGCGCAGTTTTTCCGGCTCAAAAAATACGGCCCGCATGATTTCTAAACTGCGTGGCTCGCCGAGTTGATCAAGAGCAATTTCGTGAGTTACGGAAACCGTTTTCGTGAAGTTCGTATGAACGATAATTCTGTCAAGATCGCAGACCACGAGGAGCGGCGGACTTGCCAACGCGTCGCGGTACAAAAGCAACTGGTCGTAAGCGGTGGCAAGGTCCTTGTGCTTGCCCTTGTACTCCCAGCCGAAAAAGTCCTTCTTCCATACGTCGGCGAAACCTTCGCCGCCGCCCTGCTTGGACGCGCCCTTCTCGAAGCAGAATGTTTCGCCAGTTGGATCGGCCTCGGCGGGTGTCGGATGAGCGAAGACGCGGCACAGGTCAATGAAATGCTCCTGCGCGGCAGAGCGCTCTTTCAATTCCGCCTTCTTCCACTTGGCTATGAATTCCACAATGTTCAATGTGCCTCAGCAATCAGACAAGGACAAGGCCGACAAAGACGCCAAATAAACCGAGCCTTGTTTAAAACTTGGATATGTCTTGGTTCATGCTAGCCGAAACTGTTCAAACGTCAACGCCCAAAACGTATCAACAACAGGGGGATACAAACGCCGCAGTGCAGAAAAAATGCCCAACGTTCAACGATTCCGGACGGCGGCTATGATGATTTAATCCAGGCGCGAATTCTACCGCCGGCGTGAAGCAGTTCTATGGAAATTACCTTCCATTCGCAACGCTTTACAAACAGATTCATAGAATGAAACTGTTTTCAGCTTTTGCTCATGCTCGCGCAATCATTACGTCGTAAATTCCGTAATCATTGCTTCGCCCCCGAAACCAACTTTTATTCAGCACTTTTACTTAGCATCGGAAAGACCGCCCAAGATTCGCAACGCCTATGAACAGATTTGCAAAACAAAACTGTTCTTGGCTTTTGCTCATACTCCGCAATCATTACTTCATAACTTCCGCAATCATTGCTTCGTAACCAGACCCGACTTTTAACGCTGTTCCACAACTCCGAAGAATTATGTCACGCCTTTGATGGCACGAATAATTATCCTTCAGACATCCCGGCCTGTATAAAAAAAGTGGACAGGCCGGAGCGGTGCAGTCCCGGATAGCGGCGGCATCGAACCCGTTGCATTCAACGCAAAATGCGTTGACGGCGGCCCGAAGGCTCTTTCCCGCGTAGGCGCGCCGAAACGTGTCCAAATATCGGGGGGCATCCCGTCGCACGTCCTCAAGACGTTTGGCGCGTTTTAACTCGATTTCGCCCGCGCCAGGGCCTCGAATTGAGGCGCTCATTGTGCAGCCCCCTCTCCGTGAATCAGCGCGGAAACAGCCGACTCCAAAAATCCGCTTGCCCTTGTATGGCCGGGTAGAATCCTCTTTTCCAGAATCCCTTTTTTCGCCCAGGCGTCCACACAACGGACAGACACGGCCAGCCGGCGGGCGCACTCGCTGCGGCGAATTAACCTTGATTCCGACGCAGCGACATGGACAGGATCGGGTTTCGCCGGGCCATTTCGGAGCTGGACCAGCAGGCGGGCACGGTCGCCGGGTGAAACGGATGGATCGGCCCGGAGCATTGCTTTCATGGCATCAAACGTTGTCGCTAACATAATTTAATCCTCCCCCTTGTATTTCCAAAATTCACCCTCCTTCGCCTCCGATTGGCTTCCTCCTTCGCTCGGATAACTTCGGCGGACAAGCCGGAGGGTTTCGCAGAGAGCTTCACTAAATTTTTACACACCTATACTTCAAGCCACCAGCAGGCGGCGCGCTTCGCGCGCCTGCCTGCCGGAGCCTGATTTCACGCTCAGCCGATTTGACCGACCACGTGTCACATGTTTCTGTCCGTCCTTGACATCGCCAGCCATGAATGATCGCGGCGATGATTCGCCTTGATAACTTTCTCCGCCATAAGGCGGATCCGCCCGTGGCGGAAAGACCGACTTGGACAACATCAGAACCGAACCTGCCACCCCACGTTTTGCGTTTTTACACGTTTTTTAATCTGGGGCCTATATCAGGGGCCGACTCCATCGGCAATTACGACGACGACCCAATGCAAACGATTACCGTAATTTTATACCCTGTTCCGGCAGGCCGGACGACAAGAAAAACTGCAAAAGCCCGGCCTTGTCGCTACAATCCAGACGTAATGCCAGGAGCACATCTCCGCATAAGAAAACTCAGCGAAAATGTCTCCGGGATTCAAACTTCATGATTTCAACATGATTTTATAATTTTAATTTCAACTTTAACCGTCCCTGGCTTTCGGACATCATGTCCCCCTACTACTAAGAGGAAAACTGTCCCATTTTTTCGTATTTTTTTACATATTCCATTGACAATAAACGTCTTAACCTGTTCCACTTTAGAAGTACCGTTTCAACTGATATTTTCACCTTTCGCATTACTTCCCGAAAAGACGGTTTTGGATGCCGACATTATGATGTCCCCCTCTACTAATAGGGAAAAATGCGACATTTTTTCATGTTTTTTTGCATATTCCGTTGATAATAAACATTTTAACCTGCGCCACTTTCGGCGCATCGTTTCAGCCGGAATTTCAACCGTTTCACCGCTTCACGAATAGACGGCCGGGATAACAAGCATCATGCCCTCTACTAATAGGATCAAAATGACCATAATTAAGCCGTTTTTTCTTTACATCTAATTGATAACAAACGTGTTAATCTGACCAATTTTTAACCGTACTATTTTGGGCCAAAAAAAAAGGGCTTGCCCTGGCTATCAGCCAAAACAAGCCTATAGCCTTCTAATAAGAAGGCGTTACTTTGAAAGTTACATTTGTAACTTTTGAAGTTACACAAAAACCACCTCGCAAATAAACGGCCGGGGATAAGAAAACATCACGGGGAAGAAATTCATTCAGGGTGTGATCGTCAATCTTGGAGACAACAGCTGGCAGGACAGACACGGTTTGCCGTTACCATGTCAAATGCATGGTTCGCAACTGGAGAAAGGGACTATTGATACGACAGCATGAATCAATAAATATATTTCTTTAAGGGGTCGTGAGGAAACACGATAAAAGGTTCACGCACACCGGCCTTTTCCGTCTTTTCAAGCACAGCGGCTAAATTATTACCATGAGCCACAACGGAAGTGTCTTCCACGGATCGCAGAGACACATACCGCGCATAAGGGCAATCAAGTTTGATAATTCTCGCTCCGGTTAATTTCTTCATGGTTTATTTTTCCCCGCAGTTACTTTCCAGTATCCGCCTTTTCTGGCTCCCACATGACGGATTAGACCGGCGGTTCTTAATCGGGTCAGATGCCATTCAATACCTTTTATGGTCAAGCCCGTTGTCTTGGCTAATTCCGACGCCGACATAGCCGGATTTTTTCGCAGTAAAGACAATATTTTCACCCTAGTTTCTACCCTGGTCTTCACCCCAGTTTCTACCCTAGTTTTCTCCGGCATTTCTTCAACTTTAGGTTTAAAGAAAGTAACCGATAAACCGCCGAATTCCTCTCGAAATTCCGGTTCCGGCAAGCCGGCTTTTTTACAGGCGTCAACTATCTTTGTCGTCCCGCGTCCCCATGCTTCGATCATACCAGCCTTAAAAAACACATCTGCGAGGAACTCATTCCTTGGTTTGGAAGTATGGAGCTTTTTCAAATCTTCTATCCGGATGCTGGCCG
Proteins encoded:
- a CDS encoding N-6 DNA methylase yields the protein MEFIAKWKKAELKERSAAQEHFIDLCRVFAHPTPAEADPTGETFCFEKGASKQGGGEGFADVWKKDFFGWEYKGKHKDLATAYDQLLLYRDALASPPLLVVCDLDRIIVHTNFTKTVSVTHEIALDQLGEPRSLEIMRAVFFEPEKLRPGKTSEVITRAVAEQFAGIAESIRKRGLDSGKVAHFLNRLVFCLFAEDIGLLPDMIFTRIVEKSGGDPQRFGLLIRQLFEAMANGGDFGLDTIRHFNGNLFDDASVIEMTEDEVKQVVAASRLDWSAVDPSIFGTLFERGLDPAKRSQLGAHYTSREDIETLVEPVVMQPLRREWDEAKKIVETLLISGQKKADKSTAKKLSPGAERKARGEADSILHRFLAGLHNVKVLDPACGSGNFLYVTLQKLKDLEKEVILYGMEKGFGGYLPMVGPWQLYGIEINPYAHDLAQMTVWIGFLQWTRANGFQVTQDPILRPMAGNFRCMDAIMDLSDPANPKEPEWPKIDFIVGNPPFLGGKMLRRELGDEYMDKLFGVWKDHVPHEADLCCYWFEKARSHIEKDNCKRAGLLATQGIRGGTNREVLKRIKKSGDIFWAISDKDWILDGANLHVSLIAFDGGEEKTRIIDNRPVGTINANLTSAVDITQADSLADNLNIAFMGTTKGGGFDIEETKAIAFLRSPNPHGRPNSDVVVPWVNGMDLTQRPKGKWIIDYGVGMPNDEAAKYEAVFEYIRVEIKPDREKNARESYRRLWWQHVEARPAMREVIAPLSRFLCTCRVSKHRLFVWLRVPTLPDSATFAFSRSDDFFFGVLQSRLHDLWALAQGTVLGGNTPRYTPTTCFETFPMPMPTPEQEAAIAEAARELNELRERWLNPPEWMREEILEFLGTVGGPWDRYIDKATVDSKTNIGLVRYPRIVPKDEESASQLQKRTLTK